TTAATTGCATAAGTGGTTCTACCATGTCCTCAATAAGTTGCACACCGGCTTCCATTTCCTGACGACCTGCACCAATTTGTTCTACTGCTTTTTGCGTACCTGAATCAATAGCATCGATAACGTCATTGATCTCTGTGGTGGCCTGCGCGGTTCTGTTTGCCAGGTTTCTCACTTCATCGGCAACTACGGCAAAGCCTCGACCTTGTTCTCCTGCTCGGGCCGCTTCAATGGCCGCGTTAAGAGCCAGCAGATTGGTTTGTTCTGCAATGTCTTTGATGGAGGTAACCATGTCTCTGACAGAGATGGCCTGGTTACGTAGACCTTCTACCGAGTCGGCGGAGCGATTAATGGTGTCTGCAATTTTGGTAAACTCTTTAGAAGCCGATGTGATTCTGTGACTGCCTTCGGACGCCAAATCTCTAGCCAATTCAGCTTGATGTTTTGCCTCGGTGGCGGTATTGGCTGCCTGGATATTTTCCTCAACAAAACTTTGAATAACGTCGGTAATTTTAACTGCTGCGGTGGTTTGATTATTTGAGGCCTTAACTACCGCTTGAACGGGTTCGTTCAGGTGGCCTGCAGAGTCTTCTACATTGATGGCGGAGGACTGTATAGAAGCTATTAAGCTGCCCAGCCCATTTGTGATCTCCTGAAATGCGGTTAATAGCTCGCCAATTTCATCGTGTCGTTGATGCTGGGAGGAGTTTCTGAAATCACCATTAGCAATGTTCTTTGCAATTCCAACGGCATTTAATAATGGTGGGACAATGCTTTTACTGGTGATAGCGGCCAGCAAAATTCCCAGAATAATGGCTGCTACAGATAAAATGGCCATTAATGCCAGCAAGTTACTGCTGTGAGCTTCGGCTTCTTTATGTTTCGAAAGCATGTCGGCTTGCTTCATTTTAAGTAGCGACTTTATATCTGTTAGTAGTTCATTTAATGCTGGTTTGGTGTGTTGGTTGAATTGTTTAATGGCAGCTTCTGCATCAAGTTCTACCAAGTCTACCGTGTCCAAGAAAGCTGTTTGATAAGCTTTGTGGTGTCTAGTAATGTCCGAGATTAAGTTATCCATGCCCTGTGGATCTTGCTCTTTCAGGGCTGTGATTAGCTCTGTAACGCGCTGATTGTGTTGGTCCATTTCTTTATAGAGGGCGATGCGTTCGTTTCTGTCCGGGTTGGGTAATATTTGAAGTAAGTTCAGTGCGGCAGCCTCTGCTTCAATGTTAATCTCACTGGCAAAAAGCACATCCGACACATCTTGTTCGACAAACCGTTCAGAGGATTTCGACAGTCGAGTCATCCCGAGGTAAGCAATAATAGAAATGCTGATTAACAGAGTCAGTATGATTGAAAAGCAAAGGGATAGACGGGTTTTAATCGGAAGATTCTGAAATCGCATAGGAATAGCTCTTCTTTATACTTATCTGAATAATGTATTAGTTAGTAAAGGACATAGAATATTGAATATAGTGCAGAGTAATGGGTGTATCGGCCATGTGCGTAACTTCATTATCCCTGTTTCAATCAGAGGTCAGTAAAAGAATAGATGGCTCTATTGGAAAGGGATAGGAAAATCCAGAAGCGTTGATGTCGTGGATTTTCCTATTATGAGAGTTTCAAAAGACTGTAGGGGTCAAATATCGACTTTTAAATGCGGGCCTATCCAGCTGTTTACCCGCTTCAAATCAAGATGAGTTGCAGACGGGCTGGTAAGAATCTCAAGGATGATTTCTATTTCGAAATCGCGGATAGCACCTTGATCAGAAAGGTGGATAAGTTGTATCTCAAGTTCGTCCAGTGAACTGATGTACTGTTGGTGAAACTCATCGAATACAGGACGAACCAAATCC
This genomic stretch from Litoribrevibacter albus harbors:
- a CDS encoding methyl-accepting chemotaxis protein, coding for MRFQNLPIKTRLSLCFSIILTLLISISIIAYLGMTRLSKSSERFVEQDVSDVLFASEINIEAEAAALNLLQILPNPDRNERIALYKEMDQHNQRVTELITALKEQDPQGMDNLISDITRHHKAYQTAFLDTVDLVELDAEAAIKQFNQHTKPALNELLTDIKSLLKMKQADMLSKHKEAEAHSSNLLALMAILSVAAIILGILLAAITSKSIVPPLLNAVGIAKNIANGDFRNSSQHQRHDEIGELLTAFQEITNGLGSLIASIQSSAINVEDSAGHLNEPVQAVVKASNNQTTAAVKITDVIQSFVEENIQAANTATEAKHQAELARDLASEGSHRITSASKEFTKIADTINRSADSVEGLRNQAISVRDMVTSIKDIAEQTNLLALNAAIEAARAGEQGRGFAVVADEVRNLANRTAQATTEINDVIDAIDSGTQKAVEQIGAGRQEMEAGVQLIEDMVEPLMQLKSGSQASLEQLEILTDVVNKQAQESEQIGQNIRTIGSLAEENRTAVTSVSSYTKGLKEVSSDLGEQVRRFVL